CGCGCTCTGCCTGCATGGTTCGCCTCCCGAAGTAAACCCATCCCCTCCGGGTAGGGTATGAACAGCGTAGCGGCCCTGTCAAGCGCGCGCTCGGGCGCGTCCCCTGCCGGGCATAGGGCCGCACCGCGTGCGCCCTTCGCGGCGCCGTTTGGCTCGATCCCGGGCACACCAACGGCGCGGTTCGCGGCCCGGCAAGCACGGCCGTGCTACGATCGCCCCGCCATGACGAGCACGCGCGCGAGGCCGTACGAGGTCGTCACGTTCGACTGCTACGGCACGCTGATCGACTGGAACAGCGGCATCGCCGGCGCTTTCGCCGAGGCGGCGCGGCGGGACGGCGGCGCCCTCGACGGCGCGGCAGTGCTCGCGGCCTATCACGCGATCGAGCCGGAGGTCGAGGCCGAGGCGTTCCGCTCCTACCGCGCCGTGCTGGGCGAGACGGCGCGGCGCGTGGCGGCGCGGCTCGGCTGGCCGCTCGCGGAGGATCGCGCCGGCTTCCTCGCCGAGAGCCTGCCGCGCTGGCCCGTCTTCCCCGACACGAACCCGGCGCTTGAGCGGCTGGCCGCCGCCGGCTGCCGGCTCGGCATCCTCTCCAACGTGGACGACGATCTGCTCGCCGGCACGCGCCAGCAGCTCCGTGTGCCGTTCGAGTTTGTCGTCACGGCGCAGCAGGTCGGCTCATACAAGCCGGCGCCGGGGCATTTCCTCGCGGCGCGCGAGCGGATCGGCGGGCGC
This sequence is a window from Dehalococcoidia bacterium. Protein-coding genes within it:
- a CDS encoding HAD-IA family hydrolase; translation: MTSTRARPYEVVTFDCYGTLIDWNSGIAGAFAEAARRDGGALDGAAVLAAYHAIEPEVEAEAFRSYRAVLGETARRVAARLGWPLAEDRAGFLAESLPRWPVFPDTNPALERLAAAGCRLGILSNVDDDLLAGTRQQLRVPFEFVVTAQQVGSYKPAPGHFLAARERIGGRAWLHVAQSWFHDIAPAAALGVSAAWVNRTREAAAGTARPVHECSSLSELADWLA